One window of the Megalops cyprinoides isolate fMegCyp1 chromosome 2, fMegCyp1.pri, whole genome shotgun sequence genome contains the following:
- the b3galt2 gene encoding beta-1,3-galactosyltransferase 2, translating into MQWRRRHCCLIKMTWNVKRSLFRTHVVGLLSLASLFGIFLFCSHQDWLPGRTGLRENPVAYTVRGVRSPKSETNQSALRSIWKETLHSAPKPQANLSSSQAEVPLQGVTGLENSLRANNSLYREMAVGGQLTAQPYHYLINEPHKCQNSSPFLILLIAAEPGQVDARNAIRQTWGNDSVAGKLGFVRLFLLGLGKDADGSLQRSIKKESQLYHDIIQQDYQDTYYNLTIKTLMGMRWVAKHCPKARYIMKTDSDMFVNTEYLIQKLLKPELPPRRNYFTGYLMRGYAPNRNKDSKWYMPPEMYPSERYPIFCSGTGYVFSGDLAEKIYEASLSIRRLHLEDVYVGICLAKLRIDPVPPPNEFVFNHWRVSYSSCKYSHLITSHQFQPNELIKYWNHLQSNKHNACINAAKEKAGRYRHRNLH; encoded by the coding sequence ATGCAGTGGAGAAGGCGACACTGCTGCCTGATCAAGATGACCTGGAATGTCAAGCGGTCACTCTTTCGCACCCACGTGGTCGGACTCCTGTCCCTGGCCTCCCTGTTCggcattttccttttctgtagcCACCAGGACTGGCTGCCGGGCAGGACCGGGCTGAGAGAGAACCCGGTGGCGTACACTGTGCGGGGTGTTCGTTCCCCGAAAAGTGAAACCAATCAGAGTGCGCTGAGGAGCATCTGGAAGGAGACTCTCCATTCAGCCCCCAAACCCCAGGCTAACCTAAGTTCTAGCCAGGCAGAGGTGCCCTTACAGGGGGTGACCGGGCTGGAGAACTCTTTAAGGGCCAATAATAGCTTGTACAGGGAGATGGCAGTGGGTGGGCAGCTAACTGCGCAGCCTTACCACTACCTTATCAATGAACCTCACAAATGTCAGAACAGTAGTCCCTTCCTTATACTCCTAATAGCAGCAGAGCCAGGTCAGGTAGATGCTAGGAATGCCATCAGGCAGACCTGGGGAAATGACAGTGTGGCTGGGAAGCTTGGCTTTGTCCGCCTGTTTCTGCTGGGACTGGGAAAGGATGCTGATGGCTCCCTGCAGCGTTCCATTAAAAAGGAGAGCCAGCTCTACCACGACATCATCCAGCAGGACTACCAGGACACGTACTACAACCTAACAATCAAAACACTAATGGGAATGCGCTGGGTTGCCAAACACTGCCCAAAGGCTCGGTACATCATGAAGACAGACAGCGACATGTTTGTGAACACAGAGTATCTTATTCAGAAACTGCTCAAGCCAGAACTGCCACCCCGACGGAACTATTTCACAGGTTACTTAATGAGAGGGTATGCCCCAAACCGAAATAAGGACAGCAAGTGGTACATGCCACCTGAAATGTACCCAAGTGAGCGATACCCCATATTTTGCTCTGGTACAGGGTATGTGTTCTCAGGAGACCTAGCTGAGAAGATTTATGAAGCCTCTTTGAGTATACGGCGTCTACACTTAGAAGATGTCTATGTGGGGATCTGTCTGGCCAAATTGCGCATTGACCCTGTGCCCCCACCAAATGAATTTGTGTTCAATCACTGGCGTGTGTCCTATTCCAGCTGTAAATACAGTCACCTGATTACCTCTCACCAGTTTCAGCCTAATGAACTGATCAAATACTGGAACCATTTGCAAAGCAACAAGCACAATGCCTGCATCAATGCGGCCAAGGAAAAGGCTGGAAGATATCGTCACAGGAATCTACACTGA